Below is a window of Planctomycetota bacterium DNA.
TGGAAGAGCTCGGAGTGACGCTGGAGAACCTCACGCTGAACCAGCTTGGCCGCGCCAAGAAGATCACCGTGGCCAAGGAAACCTGCACCCTCGTCGAGGGCACGGGCAAGACCAAGGACATCCAGGGTCGCATCGAGCAGATCAAGGGGCAGATGGAGAACACCACCAGCGACTACGACCGCGAGAAGCTCCAGGAGCGTCTCGCCAAGCTCGCCGGCGGCGTGGCTCAGATCAATGTCGGAGCGGCCACCGAAGTCGAGATGAAGGAGAAGAAGGCCCGCGTCGAGGACGCCCTTCACGCATGTCGCGCGGCGGTCGAGGAAGGCATCCTTCCCGGCGGCGGCGTGGCTGTGCTCCGCACCCGCAAGGCTCTTGATCGACTGATCAAGTCGCTCGAGATCGACGACGAGAAGGTCGGCGTGGAGATCGTTCGCCGCGCCCTCTCGGCTCCGCTGAAGCAGATCGCCACCAACGGCGGCTTGGACGGCTCGATCGTGGTGCAGAAGGTCGAGGAGTCAAGCGACACCAACTTCGGCTTCAACGCCCTGACCGGCGTCTACGAGGACCTGGTGAAGTCGGGCGTGATCGTTCCAACCAAGGTTGAGCGAGTCGCTCTGCAGAATGCCGCGAGCATTGCCGGGCTGCTGCTGACCACGGATTGTGCGATCACCGAGATCAAGGAGAAGAAGGCCAAGCCGGAGATGCCGGGTGGCGGCGGCATGGGTGGAATGGGCGGCATGGACGGAATGGATTTCTAAGTCCGGCACCCCCGCCCGCGCGAGGCATCGCACGGGTTTGTTTGATGTCAAAGACAAATGGGGTCTTGAGGCGCACGGGCGCTTCAAGACCCCATTTCATTTTTAAGCCCGATTCGATTCAGGCGCCAATCTGTCCTCTCAAAGTGCGAAGCCGATTTACTTCGCGGTCAGGAAGTCGCGGCCCAGGATTCCATCGATGGTGAACACATGGAACGAAGTATTCACCTGCGTGTCGTAGTTGAAGTTGGCGCCTTCCTTGCCCTCGGGGCCGGTGAAGTAGCCGCCGTAGTTGCCCCACGGACCGGGCAAGGTTGAAATGGTGTCATTGGCGTACAGGCCCTTCTCCTTCGAGGTCGAATTCGAGAGGCCGTTCGAATCACGCACCTGGGCGTTGGCGCTCATGCTGTCGTTGCAACCGCTGAGCGACACATGTCCGTCATAGAAAAGAGTGGCCGGCGCGGAATTGACGCACTGATTGAAGAAGTAGGGAGTGTCGTTGGAGAACTTGGGATTGAAGTCCGGTCCCTCCTTGTTCTGCAGCCACTGATGCTCGAGCATTCGGGTCTTCAGGTCGGGGAATGCGGCTTGGCCGACGCTGGGAGAACGGAAGATCGCGGGGGGGAGGCCGGCTCCGGTAAAGGAAATGCAGCCCTTGCGCGATCCGAACGCATCCGGCCCAAACATGGCGGCCGGGCTGAAGCAGTAGGTGCTTTCAATCCAGCCGTCGGGATCCTCGCAGAGCATGGCAAAGTCGTCGCCCTTCTCAAATGCAGGCTGGGCACGCTCCATGGTGTACTTGTCCTTGGGGGCGTAAAAGACCTTGTCGTAAAACTTGCTGTTGATGTACTGGCTGAAGGACCTGGCGTTTGGAGTCCTCCAGGCGCCCGCGCCGTCGGTGCCGGGGGAACTGTTCCAAGTCGAGGAGAGGATGATGGGCAGCGAATAGGAAAGCGAAGGGGCTTCGCACGCGCTTGGGGCCTCGCAACACGTCCACCAGGCCCAGATGCCTCCGCCTGTGTTGCATTTGCCGATGTAGCCGCCGTAGCCCAGGATCAAGGATGGTGGGCAAGCACCTGTGGCCGCCCGGTATTGCGCCTCAGCAGAAGTGGTGATGCTCGTCAGGGGCTGTGCCAGATCGTCAAAGATGAAGGTCACCTGGCGGTCGGACCAATCGGCGCCATAGCTGCCGCAGGCCGCAGACATGTTCCGCAGGTTTGCCAGGCTTTGTGTGGTCAATGCCGAATCGCGGGCCTTGCCGACCGCTGGAATGAGCAGCGAGAGCAGCAGGCCGATGATCGACACGACGACAAGAAGCTCGATGATGGTGAACCCGGTCCGGCGGAAATGTGTTTTCATGATGGTGTCCCGTTTGAGGAAGTGAGAGAACCTGCGGCCATTCTACTTCCGGGCACCGAATATCTATAGACCTGCGTCGCGGTCAATTTGGGAAAATAACCCGGGTTTTCCCATTCCCTGGCGCGCATGGATGGGGAATGTCCGGGTTCCGCACGGCAAAATGAAAGAAGCCGCATCTTTCGATGCGGCTTCTGGAGTTCTCATCCGTATTTGGTGACCCAAGTCACGCAAACCAGTGTCTCAGATCCATCACTTCGCGGTCAGGAAGTCTCGGCCCAGGATTCCATCGGTGGTGAACACATGGAACGAAGTGTTTACCTGGGTGTCGTAGTTGAAATCCGCGCCTTGCTTGCCATCCGCACCCGTGAAGTACCCGCCATAGTTGCCCCATGGGCCGGGCAGGTTCGAAATGGTGTCTGATGCGAAGAGGCCCTTTTCCTTGATGGTCGACCCCGATGCTTGGTTTGAATCGCGCAGCTGGGCGTTGGCGCTCATGCTGTCATTGCAACCGCTCAGGGAAACGTGTCCGTCGAAGAAGAGCGTGGCTGGAGCGGAATTCACGCAATGATTGAAGAAGTAGGGAATGTCGCCGGCGAACTTCGGATTGAAGTCTGGGCCTTCCTTGTTCTGCAGCCACTGGTGCTCGAGCATGCGGGTCTTGAGGTCGGGGAATGCGGCTTGGCCGACGCTGGGCGATCGGAAGATCGACGGGGGAAGCCCGGTTCCGGAGAAGGAAACGCAACCCTTCTTGGAGCCATACGCGTCGGGCCCGAACATCGCCGCAGGGCTGAAGCAGTAGGTGCTTTGAACCCAACCATCGGGATCTTCGCAGATCAAGGAAAAGTCTTTTCCTTGTTCCAAAGCAGGTTGAACACGCTCCATGGAGTATTTGTCCTTGGGGGCGTAAAAGACTTTGTCATAAAACTTGCTGTTGATGTACTGGCTGAAGTTGCGCACATTGGGCATTCTCCAGGCGCCAGTGCCTTCGACGCCGGCGTCAGCAGTCCAACTTGCGGCCAGAATCATCGGAAGCGAATAGGCAACATTGCTGGAGCTACCCACGCTTTGTGCCTCGCAGGTAGTCCAGAACCCCCAAATGCCGTCAGGGCCGCCATTTCCACACTTGCCGATGTAGCCGCCGTAGCCCAAAATCATCGAAGGTGGGCAGGAACCGGTGGCCGTCTTGTACTGGCCCTCGGAGGCGTTGCTGACGCTAGTAATGTGCTGGCCGAAATCGTCGTAGATGAAGGTCACCTGACGATCGCTCCAATCGGCGCCGTAGCTGCCGCAGGCGGCGGACATGTTGCGCAGGTTTGCCAGGCTTTGCGTGGTCAACGCAGAGTCACGGGCCTTGCCAACAGCGGGAATAAGCAACGAGAGAAGGAGGCCGATGATCGAAACGACGACAAGAAGTTCGATGATGGTGAACCCCGTCTGGCGAGAGTTTGATTTCATAGTGGTTCCAATGTTGAAGAAGCGGTCAAAAAACACTTTCTGAGACAAATGTCAGCAATCATTTCTGGCCGATGGTGTCGCGGCCAAGAATGCCGTCCGCAGTGAGGACGTGGTAGGAAACATATTTTCCATCGAAGTAGGCTCCGTTGTCGAACGCGCCGAAGGAGTAACCGTTGGTCATGCCGGTAATGTCCGATCCCGATGCGAAGGATCCCTTGATCTTGGGAACCACGCCAGTCACAAGCGAATCAGCTTTCACGGTTCGGTTGTAACAATCAACCGCTTCGGGAACTCCGAGTTGGGCGATGTGACCGTCAAAGAACACGGTGCCCGGGGTCGACTGATAGCCCTGGTTGAAGAACCAAGGCATGCCGCCGGTGCCGCGAACGGCTGGGCTGAAGGAGTCGGGATTGGCGCCGCCGGAGCCCCACTTGGAGCCGTCCATTGTGTCAAGGTTAGGCTTGTTCTGAAGCCACGAGTGCTCCATGCAGCGAGTCTTGAGATCGGGGAAGGCAGCCTGGCTGGCGGCCGGTGAACGGAAGCCTGCGGGTGACTTGGTTGGATCCTGGAAGCCCTTCTTCTTGGAGAGAACATCAGGTCCCCACATGGCGGCGGGGCTCCAGCAATAGGTGCTCAGAACCGTACTTTGAATGTCGGGGACGCCGGCCAAGCCGACCCAGTCGCCACCGGCTTCCAGCATTGTAGAAGCCTTCTCAAGAGTGACCTTGTCCTTGGGGGCGTAGAAGATCGGATCGTAGAAGCGACTGCCCATGTACTTGTTGAAGCTCTTGGCGTTGACGAGCCTCCATGAGCCGAAGTTGCCGGTGCCGCTCAGGTTGAAGTCGCAGGGCCAGTAGGCCTTGGCGACATTGCAATTTGCATTCGGAGCCTGAACGCCGCAGGTCGGTGCCTGGGGAATGAAAAAGCCAATCGAGGTGCCATCGGTGGTGAAGCCCAGAACGAGCTGAGCCGAGCAGCGCTTCAGCGAAAACTTGGTGCAATCTCCGGCGTAGGCAGGCAGGCCGAGGTCGTCGGCGACGGCAGTCCACTGACGATCCTGGAAGTCTGCACCATAGATTCCGGCTGCCTGCGCGATGGCGCGAAGATTGGATTGACTTTGGGTCAGCAGGGCGGAATCACGCGCCTTGCCGATGGCCGGAAGGAGAATTGCGACCAGAAGGCCGATGATGGAAACGACAACGAGAAGCTCGATGATGGTGAAACCCTTGCGCATGAAAGGGGTACTCCTTGTTTGAGTGGTCGGCGCAATGCCGTAAGTGGAATGGATCAGCATGTTTGGTCGAAAAAACCTTCGGGGCATCATTCAATAGAGATAGAGTCGTGTCAACAATTCGGGGGTCTTGAACGATGTGTTCCGTGAATAGCGAAAGTAACGGACGATTATCATACCTTCGGCGTTTATTGGGGTGAACGTGAAAAGAATGCCTGCTTCGGAGAATTTTGCTGGTTTTGGAAGTTGAAGAGCGAGTCGCTCCCTCGGCGCGACGATGCCAAAGGAATCCACATGAAGCTTTACACCAAGTCCGGAGATGATGGAACAACGGGCCTTTTTTCCGGCGCACGGGTGAGCAAAGATCATCAACGCATCGAGTCTTATGGGACTATTGACGAGTTCAACGCATCGCTAGGTATGTGCTGTTCGGCATGCGACAAGCACAATGCGTTGCACAAGAGGCTTCTGGAGATCTTTGCGATCCTTCAAAGTCGGATGTTTGACATCGGCGCCGATCTGGCGACTCCGGAAGGTGCGAACAACGAGGGCAAGATCAAGCGCATCAGTTCTGAAGATGTGGCGGAGATTGAAGGGTGGATCGACGAAGTCGACGCACAAAACACGCCGTTGAAAGCCTTTGTGATGCCAGGCGGAACCGAGCTGGCTTCCAGGATTCACCTGGCAAGAACCATCTGCCGCAGAGCCGAGCGCGAAATGATCAGGCTGAGTCATGGTGAATCGCTGGGAAGCAACCTGGTGATTTACGTGAATCGGGTCAGCGATTTTCTGTTCGCGGCAGCCAGGTTGGCTAACAAGCAAGCCGGAGTTCAAGATGTGCCATGGATGTCATCAAGATCGCGTAAGTAGTCGTCATAATGTATGCAATCGAATAATTGCATCATGAGCACCATCGGCATTTCGAGATAAATAATAGCAAATTCGCCACAGAAGCCATCACTTTGGTGCGTAATTGATCAATATGCCGAAATTAGACTGATTTTGCTGCCTTTTTGACCCTGTTTGGGTAAATAGGGGAGGCCAATCCAAGGGATTTACCCTTGTGAATCATGCCGATCTTGGAGATTCGTTCCCAGGCGAACTTGGCGTTCTTCAAGGATTGTTCGATGGAGATGGATCGACGGCCATAAGCCCGGGCGACAGTTTGGGTGGTGCCGCTGCCTGAAAATGGGTCGAGCACCAGGCTCTCCTCGTCGCTGCAGGCCAGAATGATTCGCTCCAGGTAGGCCTCGGGGAGTTGGTTGTGGTGCTGCTGGCGGCGCTCATTGTTGTTGCCCTGCACTCTTCCAAAGTAGGGGCCATACCAGACATCCATCGGCAGGCGCAGACCCTTCTGGGATTCCTTGGCCATGGTGCGCTTGTCGCCGTAGATCGAGGCCCGATCCGAAGGCTCAAGAATTGGATCGGGATTCCAGATTCGCTTGTCGGGGTTCTTCACAAAGTAGAGCGCATGGACCTTGCTCATGATGAAGCTGGTCTGGCGGTTCTGGCCGAATCGAAAATGCCAGACGCACCAGTTCATCATCACCAGGCCTCGGCGCTTGAGGTGCAGCACCACCTCGGCTGCGGTGTCGTCGGGGATGTTCACCCACAGGCTTCCGCGCTCCGAAAGCATGTTGATGCAGCCGTCGAGCCAGTCGAAGGTGAATCGCTCATAGGCGTCGCGCGGCATGCCATCCTTCCAGCCTTCGTAAGGGACTTCCCAGTTGAAGGGCGGATCGGCGAAGACCAGGTCGACGGATTCCCGATCGGGAAGGCAGGGCAGCACATCGCGGCAGTCACCGACATAGAGCCGCGTGTCGGGATCGGTGGTGGCGAAGGAGGGCTTCGCCGCGGCTTTGGACTTCACGGTGTGCGCGGGGCACTGATCACCGAAGAGGCGGATGTCGGCCTTGGCCATCTCGGCGGAGGCATTGCGCATGACAATGGTGGCGCCCTTGGGAAGCGCGTAGCCGCCGGAGCGCGCAAAGCCTCGAATGCGCTTCTTTTCAGCCATGTTTACGCCGGGGTCCCGAAGACACGGTCGCCGGCATCGCCAAGGCCCGGGCGAATGAATGCACTTTGATCCAGCTCTCGATCGAGCGCCGCGGTGAAGATGGGAATGTTGGGATGCGTCGAAAGCATTTTTTCAACGCCGATCGGCGCCGCGACCAGGCAGATCATCTGAATGTTGTCGCAGCCCAGCTTGCGAAGATGGTCCGCGGCATGAACCGCGCTGCCGCCGGTGGCGAGCATGGGGTCGACAATAATGACGGGACCCGCGGAGATGTCCTGGGGAAAGTGCGAGTAGTAGTGGATCGGCAGCTTGGTGTTTTCGTCGCGTTGAATGCCGATGTGCCCGACGCGCGCCTCGGGGAAAAGCCGCAGGATGCCGTCGGTCATGCCCAGGCCGGCGCGCAGGATCGGGACCAGCGTGACCGGCTGCAGGAGCCGTTTGCCTTGGGCCGGCTCCAGCGGAGTCTGCACCGTGTAGGTGGTGGTGAGGAATTGTCGCGAAACCTCATAAACCATCAACCCGGCGATTTCATTGAGAAGTCGGCGAAAGTGCTCGGGGGGCGTGATGTGGTTTCGGGCAAGGGAAAGCTTGTGCTGAATCAGCGGGTGTTCAAAGACGCGCAGATTGGTGAATTGCTTCGATGGAGTGAGCACGCGCGGAGTGTACGCGCGGCGATCGATTCAAGTCACTGCTGGTTCAACTGACGGAAGCTTGCCTGGGCCGCGGTGACCTGGGCCTTGTAGGCCTCGATCTGCTTTTGCATCTGCTGCTTGTTGGCCACCATCTGGTTCAGCTGGGCCTGCATCGCGGCGGCATCGGCGGGCGAGGGCTGCGCGCCAACCGGGACCATGGCTGGAGATCCGCCCGTGGCGCCGCCACCGACCAGCTGTTCCGCCGGCGCGCGAGTGAGGACCAGGCGCACCGTGCCCACGGTCGCGCCACTCTGGGTGTAGAGCATGGTCCAGCCGATCTGGTCTGTCTGCGAAAAATCGATCAGCGTGGTGATGGTGCGCGAGGCGTCGGTCTGCGTGGGGATGGCGCTGACTGTTTGGAGGGTGAGCTGCGAGAAGCCGGGATTGAAGGAGCCCTTCTGCCAGATCATGCTCGGGTCTTGGTCTGTGAGCAGGTTGCGCTGAAAGAACTGGCCACCGGAATTGAAGCCGATCGTGTCCACTTCCTGGATGGCGGCGGCGCCATTGTTCAGGACCGTGTCGCCGAAGAGGAAGACACCGCTCAAGGCCCATTGCCAGACGGCGCGGCCCTGCAATCGTTTCTCGACCTGGCCCGCGGGGGAGACAGCCTCGCCCGCGACATTCCAGGCGCCAATGAGGCGCCCGAGCAGCTCATGCGCCTGCTCAGGGGAAAGTTTTGGCGCCTCGTCGGTCTGGGCATTCGGGGCCGAGGCGACGGCCGTGGATCGCTCCTGAAGGAACGCGATGGCGAACACTGCGAAGGAAAGGGCAAGCACGAAGGCGGCGCGGGCGGAGTTGATCTGCTTCATTCCGCCAAAGATATGCGATCCAACCGAGGGGAAACCCGGGGAAATTCGCTGCGTCCAGCCCTACTTGAATTTCGAGATGCGCTGATCTTCGTGGGGGGCCAGCAGGAATGCGATCACCGAAGTCCAGCCCGTTTGGTGCGAGGCGCCGACGCCGCGGCCGTTGTCCCCATCGAAGTACTCGTAGAAATGCACATTGCCCTTGTAGGCCGGCGATTGATCGAGGATCGGATAGTCGCGGTGGACGGGGCGGACGCCATCGGGGCCGGGCAGAAAGAGATTGATCATCCGCTTGGCCAGGAAGAGGGCGATCTCCTTCAGGTTCATCATGACGCCGCTTCCGGAGGGGCATTCCACCTTGAAGTCCGGGCCGTAATAGTAGTAGTAGCGCAGCAGGCTCTCGACGACCAGGAAGTTCATCGGGAACCAGACCGGGCCGCGCCAATTGGAGTTGCCGCCGAAGGCGCGGGTGTCGCTCTCCGCCGGCTGGTACTGCAGCTCCCATTTGCAGCCGTCGATCTCCAGCACATAGGGATGATCCTTGTGCTCCAGGCTGACGCTGCGGATGCCGTAGGGGGAGAGGAATTGCTTTTCATCCAGCGCGCGCAGGAGCAGCGCTTTCATGCGGTGGCCGCGCAGCAGGCTGAGCAGGCGCGTCTGCCCGCTGCCCGGGGAGTTCCATCGCGAGATCAAGCTGGCCAGGTCGGGGCGGCGCTCCAGGAACCACTTGAAGCGCTGATCAAGCTTGGGATATTTCTGGAGATCGTTCGGATCGATGACGATGACCGCGAAGAGGGGGACCAGCCCCACGATGCTCTTGACCTTGATGGGAATGGTGCGCCCGTCGGGCAGTTTCACGATGTCGTGGAAGAACTGGTCTTCCTCGTCCCAGAGGTCGATGCCCAGCCCGCCGAGGTTGGTGGCGGCCTCGGCGATGAGCAGGAATTGCTCGAAGAATTTTTCGGCGATGCTCTGGTAGGGGCGGCCGGCGTTGGAGAGTTCCAGCGCGATGCGCACCATGGAGGTGCAGTACTTGGCCACCCATGCGGTGCCGTCGCTC
It encodes the following:
- a CDS encoding DUF1579 family protein, with the protein product MKQINSARAAFVLALSFAVFAIAFLQERSTAVASAPNAQTDEAPKLSPEQAHELLGRLIGAWNVAGEAVSPAGQVEKRLQGRAVWQWALSGVFLFGDTVLNNGAAAIQEVDTIGFNSGGQFFQRNLLTDQDPSMIWQKGSFNPGFSQLTLQTVSAIPTQTDASRTITTLIDFSQTDQIGWTMLYTQSGATVGTVRLVLTRAPAEQLVGGGATGGSPAMVPVGAQPSPADAAAMQAQLNQMVANKQQMQKQIEAYKAQVTAAQASFRQLNQQ
- the upp gene encoding uracil phosphoribosyltransferase, with the protein product MLTPSKQFTNLRVFEHPLIQHKLSLARNHITPPEHFRRLLNEIAGLMVYEVSRQFLTTTYTVQTPLEPAQGKRLLQPVTLVPILRAGLGMTDGILRLFPEARVGHIGIQRDENTKLPIHYYSHFPQDISAGPVIIVDPMLATGGSAVHAADHLRKLGCDNIQMICLVAAPIGVEKMLSTHPNIPIFTAALDRELDQSAFIRPGLGDAGDRVFGTPA
- a CDS encoding prepilin-type N-terminal cleavage/methylation domain-containing protein, which encodes MKTHFRRTGFTIIELLVVVSIIGLLLSLLIPAVGKARDSALTTQSLANLRNMSAACGSYGADWSDRQVTFIFDDLAQPLTSITTSAEAQYRAATGACPPSLILGYGGYIGKCNTGGGIWAWWTCCEAPSACEAPSLSYSLPIILSSTWNSSPGTDGAGAWRTPNARSFSQYINSKFYDKVFYAPKDKYTMERAQPAFEKGDDFAMLCEDPDGWIESTYCFSPAAMFGPDAFGSRKGCISFTGAGLPPAIFRSPSVGQAAFPDLKTRMLEHQWLQNKEGPDFNPKFSNDTPYFFNQCVNSAPATLFYDGHVSLSGCNDSMSANAQVRDSNGLSNSTSKEKGLYANDTISTLPGPWGNYGGYFTGPEGKEGANFNYDTQVNTSFHVFTIDGILGRDFLTAK
- a CDS encoding prepilin-type N-terminal cleavage/methylation domain-containing protein, whose amino-acid sequence is MRKGFTIIELLVVVSIIGLLVAILLPAIGKARDSALLTQSQSNLRAIAQAAGIYGADFQDRQWTAVADDLGLPAYAGDCTKFSLKRCSAQLVLGFTTDGTSIGFFIPQAPTCGVQAPNANCNVAKAYWPCDFNLSGTGNFGSWRLVNAKSFNKYMGSRFYDPIFYAPKDKVTLEKASTMLEAGGDWVGLAGVPDIQSTVLSTYCWSPAAMWGPDVLSKKKGFQDPTKSPAGFRSPAASQAAFPDLKTRCMEHSWLQNKPNLDTMDGSKWGSGGANPDSFSPAVRGTGGMPWFFNQGYQSTPGTVFFDGHIAQLGVPEAVDCYNRTVKADSLVTGVVPKIKGSFASGSDITGMTNGYSFGAFDNGAYFDGKYVSYHVLTADGILGRDTIGQK
- a CDS encoding cob(I)yrinic acid a,c-diamide adenosyltransferase gives rise to the protein MKLYTKSGDDGTTGLFSGARVSKDHQRIESYGTIDEFNASLGMCCSACDKHNALHKRLLEIFAILQSRMFDIGADLATPEGANNEGKIKRISSEDVAEIEGWIDEVDAQNTPLKAFVMPGGTELASRIHLARTICRRAEREMIRLSHGESLGSNLVIYVNRVSDFLFAAARLANKQAGVQDVPWMSSRSRK
- a CDS encoding prepilin-type N-terminal cleavage/methylation domain-containing protein, which translates into the protein MKSNSRQTGFTIIELLVVVSIIGLLLSLLIPAVGKARDSALTTQSLANLRNMSAACGSYGADWSDRQVTFIYDDFGQHITSVSNASEGQYKTATGSCPPSMILGYGGYIGKCGNGGPDGIWGFWTTCEAQSVGSSSNVAYSLPMILAASWTADAGVEGTGAWRMPNVRNFSQYINSKFYDKVFYAPKDKYSMERVQPALEQGKDFSLICEDPDGWVQSTYCFSPAAMFGPDAYGSKKGCVSFSGTGLPPSIFRSPSVGQAAFPDLKTRMLEHQWLQNKEGPDFNPKFAGDIPYFFNHCVNSAPATLFFDGHVSLSGCNDSMSANAQLRDSNQASGSTIKEKGLFASDTISNLPGPWGNYGGYFTGADGKQGADFNYDTQVNTSFHVFTTDGILGRDFLTAK